The following DNA comes from Solanum stenotomum isolate F172 chromosome 11, ASM1918654v1, whole genome shotgun sequence.
CCACAACAACCCTTATCGACCACTTCAAATCCTATATTCAACAGTTATATACAATTACTTTTcgtttttcatgtttaaataaTTCAAAGATTGAAATAGAGAATATATTTACATACCATAAGTTTTTGCATTGAGAACAAGATCTTTACTGCTTTCAAATGAATCCAAGAACACGAACTTTGCTCCAGGCAAAACCTTATTGAAATGAATAACGAGCCTTTTAAGTCCTGAATTAAAGAGTTGAATAGCATCGTTGATCTCTTCATTACATCTGCTTCCATTGCCATCATATCTTGCTAGCTGATACGGTATGCATCCTATTTGCCCTATTGCTGTCACAATTACTTTCCGACCTCCTAACTTGTATAATTCCTGAACACATCcaaagataattaattaattaatgacaatagttcaattgccgctaaatatatagttttagcggcaattaacactttttgtatatgtccctaaacaCTAAAGGTCTTTAATGGCATTGGATCTAATGACGCTTAACTAATGtcggtaaagactttagcactctttattaatgtgtctatttattgccgctaaaaattgtttttgctGTAGTGATTACATGCCTTTTATGTCGCCtaagtttttatttattctctTTTAAAAGAATTGCATGTTCTATATAGAAAATCGATTTAACTTACACTACTAGAATAATCaatgaaaaaattgatatacGCATGATGGAAAACAAAATTGCTAGTGAAATACTGGGAAGCTTCCTAATACTTTCAGTAACTTAAAATGTGAAGTGCTTGTTCGCATTTAGTTGAACTCACTAACCGATAATTGCTGGCAATAATCTTGAAGAAGTGCAGAAGCATATTCTTGTGGAGTGTACTGTGAATGAGTTGAGTAATAATCAGTCATGAAGTAATTGTTGAGGTAGTCATTGCTTCCCAATCCTGAGTACAAAATACACTTGCTCAAATATGCATTTAGTGTGGAGTTATCTCCTCTGAATAATCTTCTCAGCTCCTCAACACTTCTTCCAAAGTTTCCTACTTGTTGGTTCATTGGCATATGATCACCCTGCATTTACACCATCGACTATTCATTGCCAGACAAAATTCAAAGGATTGACAACACAAGAAATTTTTACCTTGTCATTTAGCATGTTAATTAGTAACAAGTAGATAAAATGCATCATGTACGTGGTCTCCTTTGTGGAAATTCGCGTGAAATACACTCAAATTGATTTGTAATATTCCACGTAAGATGCATGTacatgtctacttgttcaactttctACAAGTGTAAGCATACTTTTGCACATCCAAAATTGGAGGACATAGATTCTAGTTAAaaacacatttatgtattataccttatttttgttgtccttgtaaaaaaatatattcttttactTCATCATTTATAGGAGTTAAACTCGAACTTTATACGTAGTGTTAGAAAACAATATCAACCACAtacatcaaatatttttttaaaaatgtatatatatataccaagtTATTTCCCGTTTCATCTCTAATTCCTGCTGCTCCTGATGCATAATTTGCTCCTCTCAACAGCGCTCGACCACGGACTCTTGCATAGGGAGGAATATAATTGGGGAAGCCAAGAAGTTGAGCTACGTACATTTAAACATAACGTGCCAATGCACAATGATTTCAAAGAAATTAGAGTAattaatgcaaataaaaaaaacatttaaaataatcaCAGTTTTAGTACTAGTATAAGGTTATAGCATAAGTACCTAAAATGTCAACAAAAGTACGACCATTAGTGAAACGACCAGTGGCGCCTTGTGGGAAGTCAAGACCATAAGGCATGTAATTGGCCCTAGCAAGAGTAAGTATCCCATTGTTATTCCCATTGTCAACAAGTGAGTCCCCAAAGATAAATAAACAAGGAACTTGAGGCTCTTGTTGTTGTGACCAAGCCTTAGTAGTTGTcaacaagaaaaaagataagAATGCCAACATTAATAAGAATTTTCCCATTACAACCTTTATAATGCAGTAAAAAATTAAGTAGAAAGatggaacatatatatattgtaaataGTGGAATTTCCTATTTATAGTGTGGATGAGTATTTGATTTCCTTTGCATATTTTATGGAGTTCATGTGCCAAGGGAAGATGGGAATTTAATTTGAAGCTGTAAAAGTAATACTAGTGGATAACTTTATAAAGTTGTGAATGTgtgaatatttattatatacagCGGTGACGGAAAGTGCATCTCGTGCTTACTCCCTTACAAAGCAT
Coding sequences within:
- the LOC125844796 gene encoding GDSL esterase/lipase At1g33811 — translated: MGKFLLMLAFLSFFLLTTTKAWSQQQEPQVPCLFIFGDSLVDNGNNNGILTLARANYMPYGLDFPQGATGRFTNGRTFVDILAQLLGFPNYIPPYARVRGRALLRGANYASGAAGIRDETGNNLGDHMPMNQQVGNFGRSVEELRRLFRGDNSTLNAYLSKCILYSGLGSNDYLNNYFMTDYYSTHSQYTPQEYASALLQDYCQQLSELYKLGGRKVIVTAIGQIGCIPYQLARYDGNGSRCNEEINDAIQLFNSGLKRLVIHFNKVLPGAKFVFLDSFESSKDLVLNAKTYGFEVVDKGCCGVGRNNGQITCLPLQQPCEDRSKYIFWDAFHPTEVANILLAKKSYTSKSKTFNYPINIQQLARL